A window from Nitrosopumilus adriaticus encodes these proteins:
- the fen gene encoding flap endonuclease-1, with protein MGLNLKDLVVREKTTLEAFSTKVIAIDAYNAIYQFLASIRGPDGLQLSDSEGRITSHLSGLLYRNVNFLSLGIKPVYVFDGKPPSLKTAEIERRKQIKKDATVKYEKAVAAGNMEDARKYAQQTTSMKDGMVKESKQILTYFGIPYIDAPSEGEATAAHLTNTGQAFASASQDFDSILCGAKRLVRNFTNSGRRKIPNRNTYIDIVPEIIETGKTLKELELTREELIDVGILIGTDFNPNGFERIGPKTALKMIKQYSRLEDIPQIQEQLQEIDFEQIRKIFLNPEVAEVDEIVFNDVDYEGMTNYLVKERSFSEDRIQSTLNRLKKALEKKSQNLDQWF; from the coding sequence ATGGGATTAAATCTAAAAGATTTAGTAGTCAGAGAAAAGACAACCCTAGAAGCGTTTTCAACCAAGGTTATTGCTATTGACGCATACAATGCAATTTACCAATTTCTAGCAAGCATTAGAGGGCCTGATGGCTTGCAATTATCAGATTCTGAGGGAAGAATAACCAGTCATTTGAGCGGATTACTTTACAGAAATGTTAATTTTCTGTCATTAGGGATAAAACCAGTCTATGTATTTGATGGGAAGCCGCCATCACTAAAAACAGCAGAAATTGAGCGCAGAAAGCAGATCAAAAAAGATGCCACAGTAAAATACGAAAAAGCAGTTGCTGCTGGAAATATGGAGGATGCAAGAAAATATGCTCAGCAGACAACTAGTATGAAAGATGGAATGGTAAAAGAATCAAAACAAATTCTCACATACTTTGGCATTCCCTATATCGATGCACCATCAGAAGGAGAAGCAACTGCAGCGCATCTTACAAACACAGGACAAGCTTTTGCATCAGCAAGTCAAGACTTTGACTCTATTTTATGTGGAGCAAAAAGACTAGTTAGGAATTTTACAAACAGTGGGAGAAGAAAAATACCAAACAGAAACACATACATCGACATTGTTCCTGAAATTATCGAAACAGGAAAAACTCTCAAAGAATTGGAATTAACAAGGGAAGAACTAATCGATGTAGGAATTTTGATTGGTACAGATTTTAATCCAAATGGTTTTGAGAGAATTGGCCCAAAAACTGCACTAAAAATGATCAAGCAGTATTCAAGATTAGAAGACATACCTCAAATTCAAGAGCAGTTGCAAGAAATTGATTTTGAGCAGATAAGAAAAATTTTCCTAAATCCCGAAGTTGCAGAGGTAGACGAGATTGTTTTTAATGATGTAGATTATGAGGGAATGACAAATTATTTGGTAAAAGAAAGAAGTTTTTCAGAAGATAGAATTCAATCAACACTTAACAGACTAAAAAAAGCATTAGAGAAGAAAAGTCAGAACCTAGATCAGTGGTTTTAA
- a CDS encoding sensor histidine kinase, which translates to MENAILHITDQINDVLDFVRDPKLDLKLCSLKTLVDDSVNEVSFPEEIELNVSSKNCKVRCDATKMRVILTNIIHNAVQSVGTKGTVSLTVTDSNSDVTISIEDSGPGIPDENMEKIFSPLFTTKKEGTGLGLASCKQIIEMHGGSINVKNNPTTFTITLPKNPSS; encoded by the coding sequence ATGGAAAATGCAATTTTACATATCACTGATCAAATAAATGATGTTTTGGATTTTGTTCGAGATCCAAAACTTGATTTGAAACTATGCAGCTTGAAAACACTTGTAGATGACTCTGTGAATGAAGTATCATTTCCTGAAGAGATTGAACTGAATGTATCGTCTAAAAATTGCAAAGTAAGATGTGATGCTACAAAAATGAGGGTGATTTTAACAAATATTATTCATAATGCAGTGCAATCCGTAGGCACAAAAGGAACTGTTTCTTTGACTGTTACTGATTCAAATTCGGATGTCACCATCTCTATAGAAGATTCGGGACCTGGAATCCCTGACGAAAACATGGAAAAGATTTTCAGCCCTCTCTTTACCACAAAAAAGGAAGGCACGGGATTGGGACTTGCATCTTGCAAACAAATTATTGAAATGCATGGTGGTTCAATCAATGTGAAAAATAATCCCACAACATTTACAATTACACTTCCAAAAAACCCATCATCATAA